From Halarcobacter mediterraneus:
TTCCTGTACAAACTGCTTGATAAGTAGGGTTATCTAAATGTCCTCCCATATATCCAGAAACTACATTATGAACACCCTCTAAACTATTAAAAAAGTATTCCACTCCCCAAAAACAACCTGCTGCAAAATAAGCAACAGCATGTTCCTTACAATTACAATTCTTACTTTCAAATTTTAATGAAATAGAATTAACACAATGCCTAGTGTCTTTAGAAGTAAATCCTTCTCCTTCAAAAACATGTCCTAAGTGGGCATTACAATTTGCACAAAGAATTTCTACTCTTCTTCCATCTGCATCTAAGACTCTTTTTATCGAATTTGGGATTTCATCATCAAAACTAGGCCATCCACAACCTGAAGAAAACTTATCATCAGATTTATATAAAGCAGCATTACACTTCTTACAGCGATAAATACCTTCTTCATAAAAATCATTATATTTCCCACTAAAAGGTCGTTCTGTTCCTTTATTTTCTATGACATAAGCCTCTTCTTCGGTTAATTCATTATATTTCATATCAAAACCTCTTTAATGTTTTATAAAATGATTCTAGCTAAAAGAGAAATATCTTTAAATTAAAAATATAAATAATTTTTACTTTTAATTTACTTTAAATCTTTCTTCTATTAAAAGTTCATTTTTATAAAAAACTTTTCCCAAGAAAATATCACCTTTATTAAATGAGCCAACACCTTTAGGAGTTCCACTCATTAGAATATCTCCATCTTCAAAATCACAAAAAGATAAAACTTCAGTGATAATCTCTTTAGGTTTATTAATCATCAATTTAGCAGAAGCTTTTTGTTTAAGTTCATCATTTATATATAGTTCTAGTTCTAATTCAGACTCATCACCAGAAAAACTTATAAACTTAGAAAAAACAGCTGAATTTCTAAAAGCTTTTGCTCTTTCCCAAGGCAAACCTTTTTCTTTCAATTTACTTTGAACATCACGTAAAGTTAAGTCTAAACCAAAAGCAACTGCTGAAATTTTATTTTCTTCTATTAAAAAAGAAAGCTCTGCTTCATAATGACAAGAATTACTATTTGAAGGGAAAACTATTTTATCAGATATTGAAGAATTTGGCTTAAAGAAAAAAACCATAGAATCAGGAGTTTCATTGTTTAACTCTTTAATATGTTCTGTATAATTTCTTCCAATACATACTACTTTTGAAGGGTAAAGCTCTTTATTATTAATTATTATTGATTTCACTATAATATCCTTTAACTATTTGGACGACCATCTAAATTGATAGTCACTATTCTTTTATTTTATTTTCTAATATATAAAATCTTTTTTTTGAATAATCATCTCCAGCTTTAATATACCAAACTTTTGCCTTTTCTAAATCTTTTTTTATTCCAAAACCTTTTTCATAAAGATATCCTAACCAAGACATTGAATATTTATCACCTTTTTGAGCTGCTTTTAAAAATAAATCATAAGCTTTGTTATAATCTTTTTCTACACCGTATCCATTTGCATATAAATAAGCTATTTGAGAAAGACCATAAGCATCACCTTTTTTCATAGTTTTTTCATACCAATATTTTGCTTTATTAAAATCTTTTTCTACACCATAACCATATTGATAATAATAGGCAAGTTGGTTCTCAGCAAGAGTATCACCTTGAAAAGCAGCTTTCTTGTAGTATTCAAAAGCCTTATTTACATCTTTTTTAACGCTCTTCCCTTTATCATATAAATTAGCCATTTCCCTTTGTGCTATTGCATCATTTGAATTAGCAGCCTTTTCTAACCAATAAAAAGCCTCTTCATAGTCTTTAAATTGCAAGTAATTTAATCCTAATTCTCTTTGAGAATATACATCCCCTGCTTTTGCAGCACTTAAATACCAAGTTGTAGCTTTTGCTTGATTTTTTGGTACAATTTGTCCAACATTGTAATAGTAAGCTACCCAACTTTGAGCAACAATATCACCTTCATTAGCTTTCTCTTTATAGCAATCAAATCTTCTAAAATCCTCAGGATATATTTTACAATCCTCTATTTCACCATATTTCTTATTTTGTTTTGATACATTTTGACCATTATTTGCTACACAACCAGCAAATAATAAAACTAAAAACAAAGATACTAATATTACTTTTTTCACTATTTCCTCCTAATATTTTTTTAACAAGTCATTTACAATTACAGCTGTTAATCCCCAAATAACATCTTTTTTATATTCATATACCCAAACTTTATGCTTTTTATGTCCCCAAGGTTTATGGTACATTTTAGGTAGATTTAACTCTTCAACAGGAAAATGTATTTCTTTCTTACCCTCTTCATCTATAGAGAATGGATGTACTTCATACTTTAAAGTATATTCAGTTGGTGGATTTTTTTTAAAAAACTCAATAGGTATTAATAAAGTTTTTTCAACTTCATTTTTATCAATCTTCATTGTTTTTAATGTTTTTTTCTTAATTATTCCAATAAAAGGTTCTACTAAAGCTCCAATAGGTGCAACATAAGTATCTAGCTGCCCTATTATTTTTATATTTTTACTTTTAATACCCAATTCTTCTTCGGTCTCTCTTAAAGCAGTTTCTTTAAAATCTTTATCTTTTTTCTCATATCTTCCACCAGGGAAGCATATATCTCCACCTTGTCTAATATGGGCTGCTCTTTTTTGAAAAAGTAAATAATACTTTTTATCGATTTTAATAAGTGGAATTAATACAGCAGAATTAAAAAACCTATCTCTTGCCATTACATTTGGTGTCAGAGGTAGATTTTTTATAAGTTTTTTAAATTCTTTTTTATTCATGATTTATTTTATTTAAAATTTACTTCATTGGTAATTTGACAATAAACTCTGCTCCATCAAACTCTTCATTATCATACTGAAAAGTCTGATTTGAAACAAAAATTTCGCCTTTCATATGTTTTGTAATAATTTCTTGACACATAAATAAGCCTATTCCTGTTCCTTGAAATTGATGTTTTGTAGTAAAGTATGGTTCAAATATTTTATCAATACTATCCCTTGGAATTCCACCTGCATTATCTTTTATAGAAAGAAATAAAATATCTTTTTCTACTTTTGTTGATATAAAAACGTATCTTTTTTCAATTTGCCTTTCAATAAAAGCATCTTTAGAATTACTTAAAATATTCATAATAACTTGGATTAATTCACTTTCATAGTTGATTAGTTTAACATCATTTATATTTTTTATAATTTTTATTTTTCCAATATGCAAATTATAATCAAAAATATTTAAAGTTTTGGTAATAGTATCTTGAATAAAAAAGACTCTTTTAGCTTCATTTGGTTTAAAGAAATGCATAAAATCATCAATTGTTGTTGATAAATATACTGAAGTTTCTACAATTTTATCCAAAGTCTCATCTAACATTTTGGAGTCGATTTTTCCATCCATTTCTTTTTGAAGCTTTAAACCACTTGCTCCTGTAGAAATAATAGATAAAGGTTGTCTCCACTGATGGGCAATATTCTGAAGCATCTCACCAATTGCAGCCATTTTTGATTGTTTTGTTAAAAGAGCATCTTTTTTTATGTTTTTTTCAACTTCATTTTTTACTCTATTTTCTAGTTCTTGATTCATTATCTGTAATTCTCTTGTTTTTTCTTCTACTCTTTTTTGAAGAGTATTATTAACTCTTTTTAGTAAAGACTGTCGGTAAAAGAAAATTGCAAGAATAACAATAAATCCTAAAATTACTTTAGATAAAGTATCATAATCAAACTCTTTTTTATACTCTATTGCTACCCATTTTTTTAATAATCTATCTTTATCCTCTTGTTTTATACTTCTAACAGCTTTCTGCAAAACACTACTTAAAAAAAGATTTTCTTTATTTATTGCTAATGATAAAGGAATTACCTCATCAAGTTTTCCTGCAATTTTTAAATCAGAATAATTTAACTCATGAATTTTAATCCATGAGGTATGTAAAAAATCAATATGAGCAAAAACCTCTTTATCTCTTACTTTTTTAATTCCTTCATCTAAATCTTTTACATTTATAAAAGTTAATTTAGGATACTTTTCTCTTAATATTTTATTAAAAGAATAACTTTCATAAATACTTAGTTTCTTACCTTTTAGCATTTTTATACTATCTATAAAACTAGTTTCATTTCTTCCAATTAAGGCTAAAGAGGTTTCTAAAAAAGGCTCAGTAAAAGTTAAATAATCTACTCTTCTTTTGGTTTCTTGTGCAGAAGCTAAAATATCACATTTTGATTCTTTTAGAAATTTCAAAGATTCAGCCATATTAGTAGTTTTTACTAAATCAAATTTCAAACTCGTTTTTTCAGAAATAAGATTCATATAATCAGAAACATATCCATCAAATTTTTCATTTTCAATAAAACTATAAGGTTTTATATTAGGAATAATACACATTTTTATATTTGAACTTTTTTCAATATACTCTTTTTCTGTATTTGTTAAATTTATATTTTCATAGAACTTTTCGTAAAGTACGAATTTATCTAAATCAATTTTTTTAGGAGTTAAACCCATAATATTGTATAAATCATAAATTCTTTGCATTTTTTCAGGTTTTATTTTTCCTAACTCTTCAGTATTTGAGTATGATAATTTTTTTAAAACTTCTGCTTCAAAAAGTAATTCTTCTTTAGATAGATTTTGAGAGTTGTATTTTTTTAAAAGAATTTCCACGCTTTCTTCCATATTAGAATATGCATATTCCCATCCTTTTAAAGCTGCATGTTTAAAAGACAAAGCTGTCTGAATATCATTTTCAATCATATCTTTGTTTGTAAATAAAAAGTCACTATACATATCAAAACCATAGTTTTTCGGATCAAAAGTTTTATAATCAATTTTCATTTTATCTAATGTATAAGGTGCTTTTGAAAGATATCCTGAAATAATATCTACTTTTCCTTCTATTAAATCCAATATATTATGAGTATGTTTAATAAAATTTAACTCTTCGATTTTAATATTTTTTGATTGAATCATTGACTTTATAGATACTTCACTAGAATCATCTATTGTTGTCATTATCTTTTTATCTTTAAAGTCTTCAATACTATTTATATTTAAATCATCTTTGGCAAATAAAACTAATGGAGATTCTTGAAATAAAGCATATAAAGCTACAATATTTTTACCTGCAACTTTTTGTAAGATTAAAGTTTCTCTATCAATTCCAAAATCTGCTCTTTTTTCATCTACTTCAGTAGGAACACTAATACCAAATGTAAATGGTTTAATTTCTACATCTAAACCATAATCTTTAAAAAAGCCTTTTTCCTTTGCAATATAATATCCAGCAAATTGGAATTGATCAAACCATGAAAGTTGAAGACTTACTTTTTTTAAATCTTTAGCTTGTAAAAAAGTAATATAAAAGAGAAAAAGAAAAAGTATTTTAAATAGTCTATTTAGCAAATTAGCCCTTTGTATTTATCTAGGGCTAATTATATAAAATAATTTAAAGATTTTAACTTAAGCATAATTATAAAATTATTTTTTAGTTATTTTATTTTATTAATAAGTTAAATACTTCACTAAAAAATATCCTGCAATCAATAACCATAAAAATAATATTGTTGCTAAAGCAATAGGTTTAAACCCTGTTTGTTTTATACTTCTTAAGTCTGTTTTCAATCCTAAAGCCATCATTGCCATTGCTAAAAGAAAAGTATCAATTTCATTTATCTGAATTATTATATTCGTAGGAATAAAAGAAAAAGAATTAAAAACTGCAACCAAAATAAAAAATACCGCAAACCAAGGTATAGTTATTTTACCTTTTTTATCTGCTTTTTTACTATTCATTAAAAATAAAGAAATTAAAATCAAAAATGGTGCTAATAACATTACTCTTAACATCTTAACCACAATTGAGTTTTCTGAAATAACTTCATTATTAAAACTATTTCCAGCTCCTACAACATGAGCAACTTCATGTAAAGTACCACCAATATATAAGGCTTTTGCATTTTCACTTAAACTTATAAAATCCATTTTTAATAAATAAGGATATAAAAACATAGAAATAGTTCCAAATAAAACCACAGTAGAAACTGCAATAGCACTCTTATAGGGTTTGTTTTTTAAAACTCCTTCTGTAGCTAAAACAGCAGCAGCTCCACAAATTGCACTTCCTGCACTTGTTAAAATAGTAATTTCTCTATCTAATTTAAGTATTTTTGTTCCTATAAAATATCCTAAAACAAAAGTTGAAAAAACAACTGTTATACTTACAATAACTCCATCTAAACCAATATTTAAAATATCATTAAAAGTTAATCTAAAGCCATAAAAAACAATTGCCATTCGAAGAATCTCTTTTGTACAAAAAGCAATTGCTTTATCAAACTTTTGTGGTAATTTTATTTTTAAGATATTTGTTATTATCATTCCTAATAAAATTGAAACAATTAGTAAAGAAAATCCTATATTTTTAAATATTTCAAAACTAGATATAAATTTTGCTATTAAAGTTAACATAGAAATTAGTATTAAGGCTATATAAAAGTTTTTATCTTTGAATTTTGTCATAAATAACTCTCCTTTTGTGAAATTATAGTAACTTACTATACATTTGTAAAATTAATTATTTTTGTTATAATCATAAATAAAATTTATAAGGAATTTTTATGATAAGCTTTAAAGAGTTAGATATATTTTTTAAATTGTGTGAAGAAACAAACCTATCAAATATAGCTAAGAAACAGAATATGACTCAAGCTGCAATATCAATAAGTTTAAATAGCTTAGAAAAAAAACTAGGGGAGAAACTCTTTGATAGAATTGGAAGAAAACTTATTTTAAATGAAAGAGGAAGATTATTCAAAGAAAAAGCATATACTCCTTTTTTAGACTTAATTCATGCAAAAGAGAGTTTCTTTTCTGATAAACTACAAGGAAATCTAAAAATTGCAGCAAGTAAAACTTTTAATAGTATAAACCTTTCTCAATGTATTTATAAATTTATTTCAAAACATAATATACATATTACAAAACACTCAATAAATACTAAAGAAATTTTAGACTCTATTTTAGATTCTTCTATAGATATAGGCTTTGTGGAAAGTGATTTTAATGAGGCAAATATTATAAAAGAAAAAGTTGCTGATGACTCTTTAATAATTGTAAGTTCAAATAAAGAATTAACTAAAAAAGAGTATTTTATTGACCAACTTTATAAATATAATTGGCTTTTAAGAGAAAAAGGTTCTGCTACAAGAGAAGTTTTTCTAAGTAAAGTAAAATATCAAGATGAGCTAAATATTACCATGGAAGTTTCAAACTTTGAAGAGATAAAAAATATATTACTTGAAAATAAAGAAACAATAACTTGTATTTCTAAGCTTGCAGTTAAAAAAGAGCTTGAAGAAAAGAGTTTATTTGAAATCAAAATAAAAAACTTGAAATTTGATAGAGAATTATTTATGGTTTATCATAAAAACAAATATAAAAGTAAACTTTTTTTAGAGTTTACTAAGTATATAAAAAAGTGTTTTTTCAACAATTAAAGGTTACAAAATGGTAACACAATTTTTTATCAAATATAAGTAATAACTTGTCATTATTTCATCAATTTTAACAAAAGGATTTTTATGACATTTATTCCAACATCAATTGAACTTTTACAAGCAATAAAAGCTAATAATGCAACAAAAGCTGAAGAGGTTATTTTATACTCTGACACAAGAAGAGATTTAATAATCGAACATACAACAGAACATGGAAGAGATTCATTGCTAAATCTTTTACCACAAT
This genomic window contains:
- a CDS encoding bifunctional methionine sulfoxide reductase B/A protein, whose translation is MKYNELTEEEAYVIENKGTERPFSGKYNDFYEEGIYRCKKCNAALYKSDDKFSSGCGWPSFDDEIPNSIKRVLDADGRRVEILCANCNAHLGHVFEGEGFTSKDTRHCVNSISLKFESKNCNCKEHAVAYFAAGCFWGVEYFFNSLEGVHNVVSGYMGGHLDNPTYQAVCTGTTGHLEAVKVEYDECKISFKELTKLFFEIHDFTQTDGQGPDIGSQYLSAIFYLDEKQKSAALELIDELEDMNYKVATSLHEACKFYEAEDFHQKYYEKTGKTPYCHSYRKVFK
- a CDS encoding fumarylacetoacetate hydrolase family protein, whose translation is MKSIIINNKELYPSKVVCIGRNYTEHIKELNNETPDSMVFFFKPNSSISDKIVFPSNSNSCHYEAELSFLIEENKISAVAFGLDLTLRDVQSKLKEKGLPWERAKAFRNSAVFSKFISFSGDESELELELYINDELKQKASAKLMINKPKEIITEVLSFCDFEDGDILMSGTPKGVGSFNKGDIFLGKVFYKNELLIEERFKVN
- a CDS encoding tetratricopeptide repeat protein, which gives rise to MKKVILVSLFLVLLFAGCVANNGQNVSKQNKKYGEIEDCKIYPEDFRRFDCYKEKANEGDIVAQSWVAYYYNVGQIVPKNQAKATTWYLSAAKAGDVYSQRELGLNYLQFKDYEEAFYWLEKAANSNDAIAQREMANLYDKGKSVKKDVNKAFEYYKKAAFQGDTLAENQLAYYYQYGYGVEKDFNKAKYWYEKTMKKGDAYGLSQIAYLYANGYGVEKDYNKAYDLFLKAAQKGDKYSMSWLGYLYEKGFGIKKDLEKAKVWYIKAGDDYSKKRFYILENKIKE
- a CDS encoding NUDIX hydrolase, yielding MNKKEFKKLIKNLPLTPNVMARDRFFNSAVLIPLIKIDKKYYLLFQKRAAHIRQGGDICFPGGRYEKKDKDFKETALRETEEELGIKSKNIKIIGQLDTYVAPIGALVEPFIGIIKKKTLKTMKIDKNEVEKTLLIPIEFFKKNPPTEYTLKYEVHPFSIDEEGKKEIHFPVEELNLPKMYHKPWGHKKHKVWVYEYKKDVIWGLTAVIVNDLLKKY
- a CDS encoding ABC transporter substrate-binding protein, translating into MLNRLFKILFLFLFYITFLQAKDLKKVSLQLSWFDQFQFAGYYIAKEKGFFKDYGLDVEIKPFTFGISVPTEVDEKRADFGIDRETLILQKVAGKNIVALYALFQESPLVLFAKDDLNINSIEDFKDKKIMTTIDDSSEVSIKSMIQSKNIKIEELNFIKHTHNILDLIEGKVDIISGYLSKAPYTLDKMKIDYKTFDPKNYGFDMYSDFLFTNKDMIENDIQTALSFKHAALKGWEYAYSNMEESVEILLKKYNSQNLSKEELLFEAEVLKKLSYSNTEELGKIKPEKMQRIYDLYNIMGLTPKKIDLDKFVLYEKFYENINLTNTEKEYIEKSSNIKMCIIPNIKPYSFIENEKFDGYVSDYMNLISEKTSLKFDLVKTTNMAESLKFLKESKCDILASAQETKRRVDYLTFTEPFLETSLALIGRNETSFIDSIKMLKGKKLSIYESYSFNKILREKYPKLTFINVKDLDEGIKKVRDKEVFAHIDFLHTSWIKIHELNYSDLKIAGKLDEVIPLSLAINKENLFLSSVLQKAVRSIKQEDKDRLLKKWVAIEYKKEFDYDTLSKVILGFIVILAIFFYRQSLLKRVNNTLQKRVEEKTRELQIMNQELENRVKNEVEKNIKKDALLTKQSKMAAIGEMLQNIAHQWRQPLSIISTGASGLKLQKEMDGKIDSKMLDETLDKIVETSVYLSTTIDDFMHFFKPNEAKRVFFIQDTITKTLNIFDYNLHIGKIKIIKNINDVKLINYESELIQVIMNILSNSKDAFIERQIEKRYVFISTKVEKDILFLSIKDNAGGIPRDSIDKIFEPYFTTKHQFQGTGIGLFMCQEIITKHMKGEIFVSNQTFQYDNEEFDGAEFIVKLPMK
- a CDS encoding YeiH family protein; amino-acid sequence: MTKFKDKNFYIALILISMLTLIAKFISSFEIFKNIGFSLLIVSILLGMIITNILKIKLPQKFDKAIAFCTKEILRMAIVFYGFRLTFNDILNIGLDGVIVSITVVFSTFVLGYFIGTKILKLDREITILTSAGSAICGAAAVLATEGVLKNKPYKSAIAVSTVVLFGTISMFLYPYLLKMDFISLSENAKALYIGGTLHEVAHVVGAGNSFNNEVISENSIVVKMLRVMLLAPFLILISLFLMNSKKADKKGKITIPWFAVFFILVAVFNSFSFIPTNIIIQINEIDTFLLAMAMMALGLKTDLRSIKQTGFKPIALATILFLWLLIAGYFLVKYLTY
- a CDS encoding LysR family transcriptional regulator; the encoded protein is MISFKELDIFFKLCEETNLSNIAKKQNMTQAAISISLNSLEKKLGEKLFDRIGRKLILNERGRLFKEKAYTPFLDLIHAKESFFSDKLQGNLKIAASKTFNSINLSQCIYKFISKHNIHITKHSINTKEILDSILDSSIDIGFVESDFNEANIIKEKVADDSLIIVSSNKELTKKEYFIDQLYKYNWLLREKGSATREVFLSKVKYQDELNITMEVSNFEEIKNILLENKETITCISKLAVKKELEEKSLFEIKIKNLKFDRELFMVYHKNKYKSKLFLEFTKYIKKCFFNN